In a single window of the Mucilaginibacter defluvii genome:
- a CDS encoding NADP-dependent malic enzyme: protein MKKPNRKQDALDYHAKGRPGKIQVVPTKPTNSQRDLTMAYSPGVAEPCLRIADNTEDVYKYTAKGNLVAVISNGTAVLGLGNIGPEASKPVMEGKGLLFKIYADIDVFDLELNAKSVDDFVNIVKALEPTFGGVNLEDISAPTCFEIERRLKAEMNIPVMHDDQHGTAIISGAALMNACEIQGKKLDKIKMVVNGAGAAAISCSKMYLSLGVKKENLVMFDINGLLTPERTDLDDIRLEFATNRTDIKTLAEAMKGADVFVGLSAGNVVTPDMLKAMAKNPIVFAMANPEPEINYDLAVAARKDIIMATGRSDFPNQVNNVLGFPYIFRGALDVRATAINEEMKIAAVHAIAEMAKKPVPEEVNLAYNLTNLKFGKDYIIPKPMDQRLITEVSAAVAKAAIESGVARAVITDWDAYAEELRNRLGGNDKVLRNLTSKAKQNPKRVVFAEADTYKILRAAQIVKDDGVAQPILLGNADKIKQIIRDNDLDLDDVQIIDPREGKCERFEEYAQYLYKKRQRRGITLLEARKAITDRNYYGACMVQFGEADALISGLTKNYATTIKPALQIIGIEDGVNRVAGMYLMVTPKGPVFFGDTTVNVDPTVEELVDITVLIERTVRQFSVEPRVALLSYSNFGSNDGEVPEKSRKAVKMLHQKYPDMIVDGDVQANFALNADLLADNFPFSTLNGKPANTLIFPNLESGNIAYKLLQELGGAEAVGPILLGMKKPVHVLQLGSSVREIVNMITIAVIDAQEKEKTAAQTLSKRK, encoded by the coding sequence ATGAAAAAACCCAACCGTAAACAGGATGCCCTGGATTACCATGCCAAGGGCCGTCCCGGTAAAATTCAGGTAGTTCCAACCAAGCCAACCAATTCTCAACGCGATTTAACAATGGCTTACTCGCCCGGAGTAGCTGAGCCATGCTTGCGTATAGCCGATAATACCGAAGATGTTTATAAATATACCGCCAAGGGTAACCTGGTAGCGGTGATAAGTAACGGTACCGCCGTTTTGGGTTTGGGTAACATTGGGCCTGAAGCCAGCAAGCCGGTTATGGAAGGTAAAGGCCTGCTGTTTAAAATTTATGCCGATATTGATGTGTTTGACCTGGAGCTGAACGCCAAATCGGTTGATGACTTTGTTAATATAGTAAAAGCGCTTGAGCCAACCTTTGGCGGTGTTAACCTGGAAGATATATCGGCGCCCACCTGTTTTGAGATAGAGCGCAGGCTGAAAGCCGAGATGAATATCCCCGTTATGCACGATGATCAGCACGGCACGGCCATCATATCCGGCGCGGCATTGATGAACGCTTGCGAGATACAAGGTAAAAAACTCGATAAAATAAAGATGGTAGTAAACGGCGCAGGTGCCGCTGCCATATCATGTTCTAAAATGTACCTTTCATTAGGCGTTAAAAAAGAGAACCTGGTGATGTTTGACATCAATGGTTTGCTCACGCCTGAGCGTACTGACCTGGATGATATCCGCCTTGAGTTTGCTACCAACCGTACCGATATTAAAACTTTGGCCGAAGCCATGAAAGGTGCCGACGTTTTCGTAGGCCTATCGGCAGGTAACGTGGTGACGCCGGATATGCTGAAGGCGATGGCTAAAAACCCTATCGTGTTCGCCATGGCCAACCCTGAGCCGGAGATCAATTATGATCTGGCTGTTGCCGCCCGCAAGGATATTATTATGGCTACCGGCCGTAGTGATTTTCCTAATCAGGTAAATAATGTATTGGGTTTCCCTTATATCTTCCGCGGCGCGCTTGATGTGCGCGCAACCGCCATTAACGAGGAAATGAAGATTGCCGCGGTACACGCTATTGCCGAAATGGCTAAAAAGCCGGTGCCCGAAGAGGTTAATCTGGCTTATAACTTAACTAACCTTAAATTCGGTAAGGATTATATCATCCCTAAACCGATGGATCAGCGTTTGATCACTGAGGTATCTGCCGCGGTGGCGAAGGCCGCTATTGAGTCGGGTGTAGCCCGTGCGGTAATAACCGACTGGGACGCCTATGCTGAAGAATTACGTAACCGCTTAGGCGGTAACGACAAGGTGCTGCGTAACCTTACCAGCAAGGCCAAGCAAAACCCTAAACGCGTGGTATTTGCCGAAGCGGATACTTATAAAATATTGCGTGCCGCGCAAATTGTTAAGGACGATGGTGTTGCACAGCCTATTTTATTGGGTAATGCTGACAAGATAAAACAGATCATTCGTGATAATGACCTTGATTTGGACGATGTACAGATCATCGATCCGCGCGAAGGTAAGTGCGAGAGATTTGAAGAATATGCCCAGTATCTCTACAAAAAACGCCAGCGCCGTGGCATAACCTTGCTGGAAGCGCGCAAAGCCATAACCGACCGTAATTATTACGGTGCCTGCATGGTACAGTTTGGTGAAGCGGATGCGCTGATCTCAGGCCTGACAAAAAACTATGCGACCACTATAAAGCCTGCACTGCAAATTATCGGTATTGAGGATGGTGTTAACCGCGTAGCGGGCATGTACCTGATGGTTACCCCTAAAGGCCCGGTTTTCTTTGGTGATACCACCGTAAACGTCGATCCAACGGTTGAGGAGCTGGTTGATATTACCGTGCTGATTGAGCGTACGGTACGCCAGTTTAGTGTCGAGCCAAGGGTAGCCCTGCTTTCATATTCCAACTTTGGTTCAAATGATGGCGAAGTGCCTGAAAAGAGTCGCAAGGCAGTGAAGATGCTGCATCAAAAATATCCGGATATGATAGTGGATGGCGATGTACAGGCGAACTTTGCCCTGAATGCCGACTTGTTAGCGGATAACTTTCCGTTCTCTACCCTGAACGGTAAGCCGGCCAATACGCTGATATTCCCTAACCTGGAGTCGGGTAACATTGCTTATAAATTACTGCAGGAGCTTGGTGGCGCAGAGGCTGTTGGGCCTATATTGCTGGGCATGAAAAAACCGGTACACGTGCTGCAACTGGGCAGCTCGGTTCGTGAGATTGTAAATATGATTACCATAGCGGTTATTGACGCGCAGGAGAAAGAAAAAACGGCCGCCCAAACCTTATCAAAACGCAAATAA
- the sprA gene encoding cell surface protein SprA — MKGTFTGKFFLCVALCCLFGGLGNVFAQQKPVKKDSAKVRVPIKAPQSRSKRSREGYFLPDPPNLDRSVEYDPVSNQYVLIERVGNLLLRPPRYISFAEYLRLTQKESIRQNFRSSADQYAYDSQQEGFVPRIKVRGRTFEKIFGSNEISIKPQGSAEMIMAGQINKNQNPLFNSRQRSQFNFNFDQRIQLNVTGNIGDRLKITTNYNTDAQFQFDNQFKLDYTGREDDIIQKIEAGNVSMPLNTSLITGSQALFGVKTKLRFGRLDVTSIFSQQRSQSRTITITNGQQQGEFRVTAADYEANKHYFLAQYFRSNYNNALRNLPLISSNINITKIEVWTTNRTNNTTDSRDILAFLDLGENRPYNTTVVRGGTSDLPAAFTGPGFPQQSNNLLSQLPASARQTNSNAVNSLFAGTGNTDNYAKLTYARKLTDREFTLHSQLGYISLNYPLNNDEVLAVAYQYTYNGQTYQVGEFSSDVSVDPNTPRVLYVKLLKNELLKPRLPSWDLMMKNIYSLGAFQISPTDFRLRIARLDDKSSVEEYMADEGQNLNQKLWLSITGLDNLNIQNDREPDGYFDFIEGVTIDSQQGRVMFPQVEPFGSDLNAKILPGETDISRRYVYQPLYDSTKAIAQQYFPQLNRYVIKGTYSSQGGSEYLLNATNIPQGSVVVTAGTLVLTEGTDYTVDYSAGRLRMINQALLSSGQPINIKLENNELFGVQQKTLFGTRLDYFASEKLVLGATMMHLTEQPISQNEAVGSESISNTIWGFDGNYSSKSRLLTRWVDKIPFINTKEESSFNVSGEFAQLMPGTPGALTYAGSKNGTSYLDDFENSKSVIDVKSYINWQISGTPQLFEESALTDDLRYGYNRARLAFYNIDPIFYNSAGTLNVTRAELSNHYVRQVLETEVFPYRQSVTGQPLLLPTFNLAFYPNLRGQYNYTTTGINNDGTLQNPRSRWGGIFRKLETNDFESLNVGYIEFWMLDPFIYKPNSPGGDLYFNLGSVSEDILKDGRKSLENGLPVDNDFSKVDETAWGRVTRLQPVINAFDTDPAARTRQDVGLDGLNDGDERNKFATVVQQVNGQLSTPAATQYAADPSSDNFQYYQGPEFNQASVPIMDRYLKFNGTEGNSKTTEQSQSELGVTTSASTPLPDGEDINRDNNMSQTDEYFQYRVSLRPADMLVGQNFITDKVTSQVKLVDGNTQSVTWYQFRIPINEYEQAVGNIQDFKAIRFMRMFLTNFADTAVMRFATLQLVRGEWRAFNRENNPLNIIADPGIANPTPDNWIIDVQAVNLEENGNRTPIPYVVPPGINRQRNYNNLKTNTLLNEQSLSLHVDRLRDGYSKAAFKTFYNDLRSYKKLQAFVHAEGDQLRDNDISAFIRLGVDYQDNYYEYEVPLKITQPGTRDPGTIWPEQNQIDLELALLTRAKLARNNAGVPLNTIYTYVENGKKVLIKGQPDLSRLRTIMLGVRNPLKTNDNDDGLDKSATLWYDELRLTDFDQRGGWAAAVRFNAKLADFADVTVSGSKSTVGFGALDSRVSERSRSDNQLLDVAANAELGKFFPGKSGIRIPAYINVSTQKGTPQFDPAMGDVELKDRLAAARSEQQRDSIRKVSENYTVRKSFNFTNVHKARTNPSAPVHIWDVENFSVSYAYTEYQHHDYVTELDLQKTYRFGLAYNYSNQPKYYAPFEKRIKSNLLALFRDINFSLLPSRLNFSINFDRFYSENTLRLNNDPLNAIAIPASTIPTTFNKNFNITRVYGIGWNISKSLQMDIDATNLSVVDEPAGRINGLKRDTLWENLKSLGRTTNYSHTLNFNYTTPISKIPGLNWTSAILRYSTHFNWQSQPEFSLRDPQLEVGNSIQNARTIQLNPTLNFVSLYNKFPFIRKANNPNNKGNFWIGLLTSLKNLSGTLTRTEGTFLPGYLPITDVFGQDLGYGAPGLAFVLGSQADIRAKAVANGWLSTDSLQNQLYVKTFNEDIRLKGTIEPIKDLRIELIAFRTKDRNFQTNYKFQQSSNQFEELSPVTTGSYSVSFLSLATAFKGTSGIDNVSGVFQQFLQNRSVVSQRLGRANPNSAGVTGGYADGYGPNSQDVLVTSFLAAYTGRNASSYNLNPFPSTPIPNWQINYSGLSRVPLLSDVFDSFDLRHGYRSSYNVNGYTTLLQYQEQNGAVSSRDVDADFLPYYQFSQVTIFEQFVPLVGMDVRFKNSMTANFEYRKSRTLSLSLLNSQLAQLNENIVVLGFGYRTTKFKFPFGLFGNSRNNNDVNFKLDVALRDNKTLIYRADVQSAEVSSGAQNITLRPAIDYVINQRFNLNIFYDSNITRPYTSQSFNTSFTNFGINLKLLLQ, encoded by the coding sequence TTGAAAGGGACTTTTACCGGAAAATTTTTTCTATGCGTTGCTTTGTGCTGCCTTTTTGGCGGGCTTGGTAATGTATTTGCCCAGCAGAAACCGGTAAAAAAAGATAGCGCTAAAGTACGTGTACCTATCAAGGCACCGCAATCCCGTTCAAAAAGATCGCGTGAGGGCTATTTCCTGCCCGATCCGCCTAACCTGGACCGCAGTGTGGAGTATGATCCGGTAAGTAATCAGTATGTACTTATTGAGCGGGTTGGTAATTTGCTGCTGCGCCCGCCGCGTTATATCAGCTTTGCTGAATACCTGCGTCTTACGCAAAAGGAATCTATCCGTCAAAACTTCCGTTCGTCTGCTGATCAGTATGCTTACGATTCGCAGCAGGAAGGCTTTGTGCCACGTATAAAAGTACGCGGCCGAACGTTTGAAAAAATATTTGGCAGTAACGAGATCAGTATTAAACCGCAAGGTTCGGCGGAGATGATCATGGCCGGGCAGATCAACAAAAATCAAAATCCATTATTCAATTCGCGCCAACGCAGCCAGTTTAATTTTAATTTCGATCAGCGCATACAACTCAACGTAACCGGTAATATTGGCGACAGGCTCAAAATTACCACCAATTATAATACCGATGCCCAGTTTCAGTTTGATAACCAGTTTAAGCTGGATTATACCGGGCGTGAAGATGATATTATCCAAAAAATAGAGGCCGGTAACGTTAGCATGCCGCTCAATACCTCGTTGATCACGGGCAGCCAGGCCTTGTTCGGCGTAAAAACCAAGCTGCGTTTTGGGCGGTTAGATGTTACGAGCATTTTTTCGCAGCAGCGCTCGCAATCGCGTACCATCACCATCACCAACGGGCAGCAGCAGGGCGAGTTCAGGGTAACGGCTGCGGATTATGAGGCTAATAAGCACTATTTTTTGGCGCAATATTTCCGTAGTAATTATAATAACGCGTTGCGCAATCTGCCGCTCATCAGCTCAAACATCAACATTACCAAAATTGAGGTTTGGACAACCAACCGTACCAACAACACCACCGACTCACGTGACATTTTGGCTTTCCTTGATTTGGGTGAGAACCGGCCATACAACACTACCGTTGTGCGGGGCGGCACATCGGATTTACCTGCAGCTTTTACCGGGCCCGGTTTTCCGCAGCAATCAAACAACCTGTTGAGCCAGTTGCCTGCATCGGCAAGGCAAACCAATTCCAACGCGGTAAACAGCTTGTTTGCCGGTACCGGCAATACCGATAACTACGCTAAGCTCACCTACGCCCGTAAACTAACCGACAGGGAATTTACGCTGCATTCGCAGTTAGGCTATATATCGCTCAACTACCCTTTAAATAACGATGAGGTGCTGGCCGTAGCCTATCAGTATACTTACAACGGGCAAACCTACCAGGTGGGCGAATTTTCCAGCGATGTATCTGTTGACCCGAATACACCGCGGGTATTATATGTAAAGCTGTTAAAGAACGAGTTGCTAAAGCCCCGGTTGCCATCATGGGATTTGATGATGAAGAACATTTACTCGCTGGGCGCTTTCCAGATCAGTCCAACGGATTTCAGGCTGCGAATTGCCCGATTAGATGATAAAAGCAGCGTTGAGGAGTATATGGCCGATGAGGGGCAAAACCTGAACCAAAAATTGTGGCTGAGCATTACCGGCCTGGACAACCTGAACATACAGAACGACCGCGAGCCGGATGGCTATTTTGATTTTATCGAAGGTGTTACCATTGATTCGCAGCAGGGGCGGGTAATGTTTCCGCAGGTAGAGCCTTTTGGTAGCGACCTGAACGCTAAAATACTTCCCGGCGAAACAGATATTTCCCGGCGTTACGTTTATCAACCTTTGTATGATTCAACCAAAGCCATCGCGCAACAGTATTTTCCGCAGCTTAATCGCTACGTTATAAAAGGTACCTACAGTTCGCAGGGCGGATCAGAGTATTTGCTGAATGCCACCAATATTCCGCAAGGGTCGGTAGTGGTAACGGCCGGTACGCTGGTACTTACCGAGGGTACTGATTATACGGTTGATTACAGTGCAGGCCGTTTACGGATGATTAACCAGGCCTTACTGTCGTCGGGGCAGCCTATCAACATTAAGCTGGAAAATAATGAACTTTTCGGCGTACAGCAAAAAACACTGTTTGGTACCCGTTTGGATTATTTTGCCAGTGAGAAACTGGTTTTGGGCGCTACCATGATGCACCTTACCGAGCAGCCCATATCGCAAAACGAGGCGGTGGGGTCAGAGTCCATATCCAATACCATCTGGGGTTTTGATGGTAATTACTCGTCTAAGTCGCGCCTGTTAACACGGTGGGTAGATAAAATACCGTTCATCAATACCAAAGAGGAATCATCATTTAATGTGAGCGGAGAGTTTGCCCAATTAATGCCCGGTACACCGGGAGCGCTAACCTATGCGGGTTCTAAAAATGGCACTTCGTATTTGGATGATTTTGAGAACAGCAAGTCGGTAATTGATGTAAAAAGCTACATCAACTGGCAGATATCCGGCACGCCCCAGCTATTTGAAGAGTCGGCACTTACGGATGATCTGCGCTACGGCTATAACCGGGCAAGGCTGGCATTTTATAATATTGATCCGATATTTTATAACAGCGCGGGCACGCTCAATGTTACCCGTGCCGAGCTATCCAACCACTATGTAAGGCAGGTTTTAGAAACGGAAGTTTTTCCATATCGGCAATCAGTAACCGGGCAGCCGTTGTTGCTGCCAACCTTTAACCTGGCATTTTACCCTAACCTGCGCGGGCAGTATAATTATACCACAACCGGTATTAATAACGATGGTACGCTGCAAAACCCGCGCTCGCGCTGGGGTGGTATATTCCGCAAATTGGAAACTAACGATTTTGAATCGCTCAATGTAGGCTATATCGAATTTTGGATGCTCGATCCGTTTATCTATAAGCCCAACTCCCCCGGCGGCGATTTGTACTTTAACCTCGGCAGTGTCTCCGAAGATATATTAAAGGATGGCCGCAAAAGTTTAGAGAACGGTTTGCCTGTAGATAATGATTTTAGTAAAGTTGATGAAACCGCTTGGGGGCGTGTAACCCGCCTGCAACCGGTAATTAACGCCTTTGATACCGACCCTGCCGCCCGTACCCGCCAGGATGTAGGTTTGGATGGATTAAACGATGGCGACGAGCGTAATAAGTTTGCCACCGTAGTACAGCAGGTAAACGGTCAATTAAGTACCCCGGCCGCTACCCAATACGCTGCCGACCCGTCATCAGATAACTTTCAGTACTACCAGGGGCCGGAGTTTAACCAGGCATCGGTACCGATTATGGATCGTTACCTGAAGTTTAACGGTACAGAGGGTAACTCTAAAACCACCGAGCAATCGCAAAGCGAGCTGGGAGTTACCACCTCAGCATCAACCCCGCTGCCTGACGGGGAGGATATTAACCGGGATAACAACATGAGCCAAACGGATGAGTACTTCCAGTACCGGGTATCATTACGCCCGGCGGATATGCTGGTGGGCCAGAATTTTATAACCGATAAGGTAACCTCGCAGGTAAAGTTGGTTGATGGTAATACGCAGTCGGTAACCTGGTACCAATTCCGTATACCGATCAATGAGTATGAGCAGGCCGTAGGTAACATCCAGGATTTTAAGGCCATCCGCTTTATGCGTATGTTCCTTACCAATTTTGCCGATACCGCGGTAATGCGTTTTGCTACCCTGCAATTGGTGCGCGGCGAGTGGCGGGCCTTTAACCGCGAAAATAATCCGCTGAACATTATAGCCGACCCCGGCATCGCCAACCCAACCCCGGATAACTGGATTATTGATGTACAGGCCGTAAACCTGGAAGAAAATGGTAACCGTACGCCCATACCTTATGTTGTGCCGCCGGGTATCAACCGCCAGCGTAATTATAATAACTTAAAAACCAATACGCTGCTGAACGAGCAGTCGTTATCCTTACATGTTGACCGATTGCGGGATGGTTATTCAAAAGCGGCGTTTAAAACTTTTTATAATGATCTGCGGTCATACAAAAAACTGCAGGCCTTTGTACACGCCGAGGGCGATCAGTTAAGGGATAATGACATCAGTGCTTTCATCCGTTTAGGCGTTGATTACCAGGATAATTATTATGAGTACGAAGTGCCGCTTAAAATTACCCAGCCCGGCACCCGCGACCCTGGTACCATATGGCCCGAGCAAAACCAGATAGACCTGGAGCTGGCCCTGCTTACCCGTGCCAAGCTGGCGCGTAATAATGCCGGGGTGCCACTTAATACTATTTATACTTATGTGGAGAACGGCAAAAAGGTGTTGATCAAAGGCCAGCCGGATTTGAGCCGCCTGCGTACCATTATGCTGGGTGTGCGCAATCCGTTAAAGACTAATGACAATGACGACGGGCTTGATAAAAGCGCTACTTTATGGTATGACGAGTTGCGTTTAACCGATTTTGACCAGCGCGGGGGATGGGCGGCAGCTGTACGCTTTAACGCCAAACTGGCCGACTTTGCCGATGTAACCGTATCGGGCAGTAAAAGTACAGTAGGTTTTGGCGCATTGGATTCGCGGGTGAGCGAACGCAGCCGCAGCGATAACCAGTTGCTTGATGTAGCCGCTAATGCCGAGCTCGGCAAGTTCTTCCCGGGTAAAAGCGGTATACGCATACCGGCCTACATCAATGTATCTACCCAAAAAGGCACACCGCAATTTGACCCGGCTATGGGTGACGTAGAGCTAAAGGACAGGTTGGCCGCTGCCAGGAGCGAACAGCAACGGGACTCGATACGCAAGGTGTCCGAAAATTATACCGTTCGTAAAAGCTTTAACTTTACTAACGTACATAAGGCACGTACTAACCCATCGGCGCCGGTACATATTTGGGATGTAGAGAATTTTAGCGTGAGCTATGCTTATACCGAGTATCAGCATCATGATTATGTTACCGAGCTCGACCTGCAGAAAACCTACCGGTTTGGCCTGGCTTATAATTACAGTAATCAGCCTAAATATTACGCGCCGTTTGAGAAACGTATCAAGAGCAACCTGTTGGCCCTGTTTCGCGATATTAACTTTAGTTTACTGCCGTCAAGGTTGAACTTCAGCATCAATTTCGATAGGTTTTATTCAGAGAATACGCTACGCCTGAACAACGATCCGCTGAACGCTATCGCTATACCGGCAAGTACCATCCCGACCACGTTTAACAAAAATTTCAACATTACCCGGGTTTACGGTATCGGCTGGAACATCTCCAAATCATTACAGATGGATATTGATGCTACCAACCTCTCGGTCGTGGATGAACCTGCTGGGCGTATAAACGGATTAAAGCGTGACACCCTTTGGGAAAACCTGAAGAGCCTGGGCCGTACCACCAACTACAGCCACACATTAAACTTTAATTATACCACGCCAATAAGCAAGATACCGGGCCTGAACTGGACATCGGCCATATTACGTTACAGTACACACTTTAACTGGCAATCGCAACCGGAGTTTTCCCTGCGCGATCCGCAGTTGGAGGTGGGTAATAGCATACAAAACGCCCGTACCATACAGCTTAATCCAACGCTGAACTTTGTAAGCCTGTATAATAAGTTTCCGTTCATCCGCAAGGCTAATAACCCGAATAACAAGGGTAACTTTTGGATTGGGTTGCTTACAAGCCTGAAAAACCTGAGCGGTACGCTAACCCGTACGGAGGGCACCTTTTTGCCCGGATACTTACCTATTACCGATGTGTTCGGGCAGGATTTGGGGTATGGCGCGCCGGGGCTGGCCTTTGTGCTGGGCAGTCAGGCGGATATACGCGCCAAGGCCGTCGCCAACGGATGGCTCTCTACCGACTCGCTGCAAAACCAGCTTTACGTGAAAACATTTAATGAGGATATCAGGCTAAAGGGCACCATTGAGCCGATAAAGGATCTGCGTATCGAGCTGATCGCCTTCCGTACCAAAGACAGAAACTTCCAGACCAACTATAAGTTCCAGCAATCATCCAACCAGTTTGAGGAATTGAGTCCGGTTACTACGGGCAGCTATAGCGTATCGTTTCTGTCGCTGGCTACGGCTTTTAAGGGTACCAGTGGTATTGATAATGTATCGGGCGTGTTCCAGCAGTTCCTGCAAAACAGGTCGGTGGTGTCGCAGCGTTTGGGCAGGGCAAATCCAAACTCAGCGGGTGTTACAGGTGGTTATGCTGATGGTTACGGGCCAAACTCGCAGGATGTATTGGTTACCTCGTTCCTGGCGGCTTATACCGGTAGAAACGCGTCAAGCTATAATCTTAACCCGTTCCCATCAACGCCGATACCTAACTGGCAGATCAATTACAGCGGATTAAGCCGTGTGCCGCTGCTTTCGGATGTGTTCGATTCGTTTGATCTGCGGCATGGTTACCGTTCGTCATACAACGTAAATGGCTATACCACGCTGCTGCAATACCAGGAGCAGAACGGCGCGGTATCGTCAAGGGATGTGGATGCCGACTTTTTACCTTATTACCAGTTTTCGCAGGTAACTATATTTGAGCAATTTGTGCCGCTGGTAGGTATGGATGTGCGCTTTAAAAACAGCATGACCGCCAATTTTGAATACCGCAAAAGCCGCACGCTAAGCCTAAGCTTACTCAACAGTCAGCTGGCGCAGCTCAACGAAAATATTGTGGTGCTGGGCTTTGGCTACCGTACCACCAAATTCAAATTTCCGTTCGGGCTTTTCGGTAACTCGCGCAATAATAACGATGTGAACTTTAAGCTGGATGTGGCGCTTCGTGATAATAAAACGCTGATCTATCGTGCTGATGTGCAGTCGGCCGAGGTATCATCAGGGGCGCAAAACATTACCCTGCGTCCGGCAATTGATTATGTGATTAACCAGCGCTTTAACCTTAATATTTTTTACGACTCGAACATTACCCGCCCCTACACTTCGCAAAGCTTTAATACCTCGTTCACCAACTTTGGCATCAATTTAAAACTGCTGTTGCAATAG
- the ruvA gene encoding Holliday junction branch migration protein RuvA: protein MYAYISGKLTFKNPAYVVVEAGGVGYHINISLHTFSQLEHESIKLFTWLHVKEDAHTLYGFAEEGERRLFLHLISISGIGPNTARMMLSSITPDEIQAAIVNGDVSLIQRIKGIGPKSAQRIVLELQDKLRKEGPDTLTRVVVNKTVKDEALTALVTLGFARNAAEKVIDQELKRTSDELTVEQLIKFALKSL from the coding sequence ATGTACGCTTACATAAGTGGAAAGCTCACTTTTAAAAATCCGGCTTACGTAGTGGTTGAAGCAGGTGGTGTGGGTTATCACATCAACATTTCGCTGCATACTTTTTCGCAATTGGAGCACGAAAGCATTAAACTTTTTACGTGGCTGCACGTAAAAGAGGATGCCCATACATTGTATGGTTTTGCTGAAGAAGGAGAAAGGCGTTTGTTTCTGCATTTAATTTCTATATCGGGCATCGGGCCTAACACGGCACGCATGATGCTGTCATCCATCACCCCGGATGAAATACAGGCAGCAATTGTTAACGGTGATGTATCGCTTATTCAACGCATTAAAGGCATAGGCCCAAAATCGGCGCAGCGTATTGTGCTCGAGTTGCAGGATAAGCTGCGTAAAGAAGGCCCGGATACTTTAACCCGTGTAGTAGTGAATAAAACCGTTAAGGACGAAGCCCTTACAGCGTTGGTGACGCTTGGTTTTGCGCGTAATGCTGCCGAAAAGGTGATCGATCAGGAACTGAAACGTACAAGTGACGAACTTACAGTGGAGCAGCTTATAAAGTTTGCTTTAAAAAGTTTATAA